In Gadus chalcogrammus isolate NIFS_2021 chromosome 1, NIFS_Gcha_1.0, whole genome shotgun sequence, one DNA window encodes the following:
- the LOC130387968 gene encoding uncharacterized protein LOC130387968 isoform X1 has protein sequence MPGKCKFQVAWLSKDIYKDWLVKDPQDIQLARCKACCKAIKLQTMGEAALTSHAAGCGHKAAVRKLVEGHIMVMNVADHVNGYGNIKDEEEKEPVALGLHLNAFDRLTGSDPSADLEHSVLGGSSASHNASFQEVTFPTSFIDSRGVPSQSSVDCGVPRVQPPNINPHHHPPRLLLHAPQQPPLHHRPPSPARRRCEEPALRDTAPPPKFPRTPRSVTAAAAAALARREREQRERVEALEEERVEMLGEQQQQEGRREQMESLEWERRMRVLVWEQEVLREKGRAAREKARAYRMKRRYYGAKLKRMGQDVPPSSSSGSDQDEWGSGERATKEGAIV, from the exons ATGCCTGGAAAATGTAAATTCCAGGTTGCGTGGCTTTCCAAGGATATATACAAAGACTGGCTCGTCAAAGACCCACAAGACATTCAGTTGGCCAGATGCAAAGCTTGTTGCAAAGCAATTAAACTGCAGACGATGGGAGAGGCAGCCCTCACAAGCCACGCCGCGGGCTGTGGCCATAAAGCAGCAGTCCGCAAGCTCGTAGAAG GTCACATCATGGTGATGAATGTCGCCGATCATGTGAACGGCTACGGCAATATCAAG gatgaggaggagaaggagccggTGGCTCTCGGCCTGCACCTCAACGCCTTCGACCGGCTGACAGGAAGTGACCCGTCGGCAGACCTGGAGCACAGTGTCCTCGGCGGCAGCTCCGCTTCCCACAACGCCTCGTTCCAGGAGGTCACGTTCCCGACCAGCTTCATAGACTCGCGCGGCGTGCCGAGCCAAAGCAGTGTGGACTGTG GTGTCCCCAGGGTCCAACCTCCCAAcatcaacccccaccaccaccctccccgcctcctcctccacgctcCCCAGCAGCCCCCCCTACACCACCGGCCTCCGTCACCAGCCCGACGCCGCTGCGAGGAGCCGGCGCTGCGAGACACGGCGCCCCCTCCCAAGTTTCCTCGCACGCCTCGCTCcgtgacggcggcggcggcggcggccctcGCCAGACGGGAGCGGGAGCAgcgggagagggtggaggccctggaggaggagcgggtggAGATGCtgggggagcagcagcagcaggaggggcGCAGGGAGCAGATGGAGAGCCTGGAGTGGGAGCGGCGCATGCGGGTGCTGGTGTGGGAGCAGGAGGTGCTGAGGGAGAAGGGCAGGGCGGCCCGGGAGAAGGCCCGGGCCTACCGCATGAAGAGGAGGTACTACGGGGCCAAGCTGAAGAGGATGGGCCAGGACGTCCCGCCGTCGTCGTCCTCCGGCAGCGACCAGGACGAGTGGGGGAGCGGCGAGCGGGCGACCAAGGAGGGGGCGATTGTGTGA
- the LOC130387968 gene encoding uncharacterized protein LOC130387968 isoform X2 encodes MMLLPLLLGSHSWDMTTAPHNVSQTHQPNPESLDVVPPLVSPRLTPQMAANAKVTSHAKGHIMVMNVADHVNGYGNIKDEEEKEPVALGLHLNAFDRLTGSDPSADLEHSVLGGSSASHNASFQEVTFPTSFIDSRGVPSQSSVDCGVPRVQPPNINPHHHPPRLLLHAPQQPPLHHRPPSPARRRCEEPALRDTAPPPKFPRTPRSVTAAAAAALARREREQRERVEALEEERVEMLGEQQQQEGRREQMESLEWERRMRVLVWEQEVLREKGRAAREKARAYRMKRRYYGAKLKRMGQDVPPSSSSGSDQDEWGSGERATKEGAIV; translated from the exons ATGATGCTgctgccactgctgctgggGTCACACTCCTGGGACATGACGACAGCCCCCCACAACGTGAGCCAAACACACCAGCCAAACCCTGAGAGCCTTGACGTAGTACCCCCCCTGGTCAGCCCTCGCTTGACACCCCAAATGGCGGCGAATGCAAAAGTGACATCACACGCAAAGG GTCACATCATGGTGATGAATGTCGCCGATCATGTGAACGGCTACGGCAATATCAAG gatgaggaggagaaggagccggTGGCTCTCGGCCTGCACCTCAACGCCTTCGACCGGCTGACAGGAAGTGACCCGTCGGCAGACCTGGAGCACAGTGTCCTCGGCGGCAGCTCCGCTTCCCACAACGCCTCGTTCCAGGAGGTCACGTTCCCGACCAGCTTCATAGACTCGCGCGGCGTGCCGAGCCAAAGCAGTGTGGACTGTG GTGTCCCCAGGGTCCAACCTCCCAAcatcaacccccaccaccaccctccccgcctcctcctccacgctcCCCAGCAGCCCCCCCTACACCACCGGCCTCCGTCACCAGCCCGACGCCGCTGCGAGGAGCCGGCGCTGCGAGACACGGCGCCCCCTCCCAAGTTTCCTCGCACGCCTCGCTCcgtgacggcggcggcggcggcggccctcGCCAGACGGGAGCGGGAGCAgcgggagagggtggaggccctggaggaggagcgggtggAGATGCtgggggagcagcagcagcaggaggggcGCAGGGAGCAGATGGAGAGCCTGGAGTGGGAGCGGCGCATGCGGGTGCTGGTGTGGGAGCAGGAGGTGCTGAGGGAGAAGGGCAGGGCGGCCCGGGAGAAGGCCCGGGCCTACCGCATGAAGAGGAGGTACTACGGGGCCAAGCTGAAGAGGATGGGCCAGGACGTCCCGCCGTCGTCGTCCTCCGGCAGCGACCAGGACGAGTGGGGGAGCGGCGAGCGGGCGACCAAGGAGGGGGCGATTGTGTGA
- the LOC130385723 gene encoding WD repeat-containing protein 6-like produces METVVLIAPITALEFFLEDYLLKGEGPILTVFSLRSRTRASASIAVLQHYRIHGVRPKYKHKQPQQNHEAEKEEGGSSATEPDLYDLAVFGGKGVRLVRLITQLHGGEPVRLEAHGPLIELRDWILDLCWLTQDGRALLGVALAHNSVLLLDPHEGIPLARCGCLDGCLLYSALLLVEQSWNDSVLVGGTVFNQLVLWRPNRRAEEAVVVGEEGGDPERKAPVERRLLGHGGVIFSICYLRAKGWLASASDDRSVRVWGVGALGGPGPTCGDPDPTCLVVLYGHQARVFSVHLSPGKVYSAGEDGCCLVWDWSRGGGGKVAQTLKGHRAGGIRALAVSQGREEDGTRARWVATGGADGGVRLWRVEETKVEEEDDEEEEKEEVGMAATAALTDLKFSGRGTPKGVCVVEDGTANWARSKILACTDQGAVYQGCCAAAGQWDLLWQGDRAYQSYCVMEVLTVTVKGTTPRKAHLCAVGNLSGGIHVFDMSRPQCGLSLRGGDGKIHSLVWVEGHAPHAGYLLASGSHGLVHRWRVEARPDGDSGSVLIAEPRPPFALPPCAKRWLTSAVRLRKSPPGALWVCGDRRGSLLLFQEGSRPRGGVGVDEEREDPEETNCCDEEGKEWSDGGGKKPAGKGDPALQPLSCLFGVHGKQGVTSVCEHRGLLYSAGRDGCVRVFRVPPATPQWVLPGDRRPSAGEIVEPDGGPQLEVLRVQRACKGMEWLERVLILAPPEHSTAEPLGDEEEEEEEEGGGVEKEGWRHEQAAETKAEQELTGRGKKGWHDGRECRFVVAGFQAVNFVVWDPVRQERLLTVPCGGGHRSWVLWPPCKSLWPGYGALVFIKHGAVVATQPPREASTSAGVAGKTGACGLREGVHGKGIGCVCRLGRVGGTGDGSQTTQGMGSDEGHWEVLVTGGEDTSLTVLAVQPSSGTVQVLSVITDHISNIRTLVAVMDPACARPGKHSLSALLVSAGGRAQMQCYRLLIGWDEKRREPYCQVIQVASHRLDEQWEKRRNRHKTVKADPETRYMSIAVVNSDTATAVVALACSDGAIRLFSISEVKGQFDLLWESFYHQRCVLSVAPCFLADATGNRYRLLLSAATDGRIALWDFTPTSLLAGNLNSKSGTSARPSPCLTFPAHQSGVNSLAVWQERTEDGCLVTVASGGDDGQLTLSVVQVRYPEVQTGGGRVLSQEHHHHHHHHHQQLLLSQADLTLLSQSRVSLAHSAPVTALSLLCPGFLVSTSPDQRVRLWRVCSTGLRPTGALYSHVADAAGLAAWGGERGPGEGDEGWVKADPGRREARELRARRRPVPRMPRLPPLRPITSLSFTRSFTFSFFELPVHQTASCRAERVRHVMLLLRQMQY; encoded by the exons ATGGAAACGGTGGTGTTAATTGCTCCAATCACAGCATTGGAATTTTTCTTGGAGGATTACCTACTGAAAG GCGAGGGTCCAATCTTGACAGTTTTCAGCCTCCGGTCGCGCACTAGAGCCTCAGCCTCGATTGCTGTTCTTCAGCACTATCGGATTCATGGTGTCCGCCCCAAATATAagcacaaacaaccacaacagaacCATGAGGCAGAGAAAGAAGAAG GAGGAAGCTCCGCCACAGAGCCCGACCTCTATGACTTGGCGGTGTTTGGAGGTAAGGGTGTGCGGTTGGTGCGTCTCATCACCCAGCTCCACGGTGGGGAGCCGGTGCGCCTGGAGGCCCACGGCCCCCTCATAGAGCTCCGAGACTGGATCCTGGACCTCTGCTGGCTGACTCAGGACGGACGCGCCCTCCTCGGCGTGGCTCTGGCCCATAACAGCGTTCTTCTCCTGGACCCTCACGAAGGGATCCCCCTCGCTCGCTGCGGCTGCCTGGATGGATGTCTGCTGTACTCTGccctgctgctggtggagcaATCCTGGAACGACTCCGTCCTGGTCGGGGGGACAGTCTTCAACCAGTTGGTTCTTTGGAGACCCAACAGAAGGGCAGAGGAAGCGGTGGTGGTCGGGGAGGAAGGGGGTGACCCTGAACGCAAAGCCCCCGTGGAGAGGCGCTTGCTGGGGCACGGCGGCGTCATCTTCAGCATCTGCTACCTCCGGGCGAAAGGCTGGCTGGCCTCGGCCTCCGACGACCGCAGCGTGAGGGTGTGGGGCGTCGGGGCTCTGGGGGGCCCTGGTCCCACGTGCGGGGACCCGGACCCCACGTGCCTCGTGGTCCTGTACGGACACCAGGCCCGGGTGTTCTCCGTGCACCTCTCCCCCGGGAAGGTGTACAGCGCCGGGGAGGATGGGTGCTGCCTGGTCTGGGACTGGTCCCGCGGCGGCGGGGGGAAGGTGGCCCAGACCTTGAAGGGCCATCGGGCCGGCGGGATCCGAGCGCTCGCCGTGAGccagggaagggaggaggacggCACCAGAGCGAGGTGGGTGGCCACCGGGGGCGCGGATGGAGGAGTGAGGCTGTGGCGGGTGGAGGAGACAaaagtggaggaggaagacgacgaggaggaagagaaggaggaggtggggatggcTGCCACAGCGGCCCTGACGGACTTGAAGTTCTCTGGACGAGGTACGCCCAAGGGGGTGTGCGTGGTAGAGGACGGAACCGCAAATTGGGCCCGGAGTAAAATCTTGGCATGCACTGACCAGGGGGCAGTGTACCAGGGCTGCTGCGCGGCCGCCGGACAGTGGGACTTACTGTGGCAGGGGGATCGGGCGTACCAGTCCTACTGCGTGATGGAGGTCCTAACCGTCACGGTGAAGGGTACCACCCCACGTAAAGCTCACCTATGTGCGGTGGGGAACCTCAGCGGCGGGATCCACGTCTTCGACATGTCCCGTCCGCAGTGCGGACTGTCTCTCAGAGGAGGGGACGGGAAGATCCACAGCCTCGTTTGGGTCGAGGGACACGCGCCCCACGCGGGGTACCTGCTAGCGTCGGGTTCCCACGGCCTGGTCCACCGCTGGCGCGTGGAGGCACGGCCGGACGGAGACTCGGGCTCGGTTCTGATCGCCGAGCCTCGCCCGCCGTTTGCTCTGCCCCCCTGTGCCAAGCGGTGGTTAACCAGCGCGGTGCGCCTCCGCAAAAGTCCACCGGGGGcgctgtgggtgtgtggggacCGGAGAGGATCCCTGCTGCTGTTTCAGGAAGGTAGCAGACCACGAGGAGGAGTGGGGGTAGACGAGGAGAGGGAAGATCCAGAGGAAACAAACTGTTGTGATGAAGAAGGGAAGGAGTGGTCGGATGGCGGCGGGAAGAAACCCGCAGGAAAGGGTGACCCGGCCCTCCAGCCTCTGAGCTGTCTGTTTGGGGTGCACGGGAAACAGGGGGTGACCTCCGTCTGCGAGCACCGGGGCCTCTTGTACAGCGCCGGGCGGGACGGCTGTGTGCGGGTCTTCAGGGTTCCCCCCGCCACACCGCAGTGGGTCCTCCCGGGGGACCGCCGACCCAGCGCTGGGGAGATCGTGGAGCCCGACGGCGGGCCTCAGCTGGAGGTTCTGAGGGTCCAGCGGGCCTGTAAGGGCATGGAGTGGCTGGAGAGGGTTCTGATCCTCGCACCTCCTGAACACTCGACGGCCGAACCGCtcggggacgaggaggaggaggaggaggaagagggaggaggagtagaaaaGGAAGGATGGCGTCACGAGCAGGCCGCGGAAACTAAAGCAGAACAGGAACTTACAGGCAGAGGAAAAAAGGGATGGCACGACGGTCGAGAGTGCCGCTTTGTCGTCGCCGGGTTTCAAGCGGTCAACTTCGTGGTGTGGGATCCCGTGAGGCAGGAGAGGCTGCTGACGGTGCCTTGCGGCGGCGGCCATCGCTCCTGGGTTCTCTGGCCCCCCTGCAAGAGCTTGTGGCCGGGCTACGGCGCCCTGGTCTTCATCAAGCATGGGGCCGTGGTAGCCACGCAGCCCCCCAGAGAGGCCTCGACCTCGGCCGGGGTGGCCGGCAAGACCGGGGCTTGCGGCCTCAGAGAGGGCGTTCATGGGAAGGGCATCGGGTGCGTCTGTAGGCTGGGGAGGGTAGGGGGTACCGGGGACGGGTCTCAAACTACTCAGGGCATGGGGTCGGATGAAGGACACTGGGAGGTCCTTGTGACCGGAGGGGAGGACACTAGTTTGACCGTCCTGGCCGTCCAGCCGAGCTCTGGAACGGTCCAAGTGTTGTCCGTCATCACCGACCACATCTCCAACATCCGCACTCTGGTGGCTGTCATGGACCCAGCGTGCGCGAGGCCCGGAAAACACTCGCTCTCCGCCCTGCTTGTGTCCGCAGGTGGTCGGGCTCAAATGCAGTGTTACAGGCTGCTGATTGGATGGGACGAAAAGAGGCGGGAGCCTTATTGTCAGGTGATTCAGGTGGCCAGTCACCGATTGGACGAGCAGTGGGAGAAGAGGCGGAACCGACACAAGACGGTGAAAGCAGACCCAGAGACGAG ataCATGTCTATAGCAGTGGTTAACAGCGACACCGCGACAGCTGTAGTGGCGCTAGCCTGCAGCGATGGAGCAATCAG ATTGTTCTCAATCagcgaggtcaaaggtcaattTGATTTGTTATGGGAGAGTTTCTACCACCAGCGCTGTGTGCTCAGTGTCGCCCCCTGCTTTCTGGCAGACGCTACAGGCAACAG ATACAGACTTCTTCTTAGTGCAGCAACTGATGGCAGAATTGCATTGTGGGACTTTACCCCAACCTCATTACTGGCGGGAAATTTGAATTCGAAATCGGGCACATCCGCTCGGCCCAGCCCGTGCCTCACCTTTCCCGCCCACCAGAGCGGAGTCAACTCACTGGCGGTGTGGCAGGAGAGAACAGAGGACGGTTGCCTGGTAACCGTCGCCAGCGGAGGCGACGACGGACAGCTGACCCTGTCTGTGGTTCAGGTGCGGTACCCCGAGGTGCAGACAGGTGGCGGCAGAGTACTTTCACaagagcaccaccaccaccaccaccaccaccaccagcagctcctcctctcccaggccgacctcaccctcctctctcagTCCCGCGTCTCGCTGGCCCACTCCGCCCCGGTCACCGCGCTGAGCCTCCTCTGCCCGGGCTTCCTCGTGTCCACCTCCCCGGACCAGAGGGTGCGTCTCTGGAGGGTGTGCAGTACCGGCCTCCGCCCCACGGGGGCGCTGTACTCCCACGTGGCGGACGCGGCCGGCCTGgctgcgtgggggggggagcggggtcCGGGTGAGGGGGACGAGGGGTGGGTGAAGGCCGATCCTGGAC gGAGGGAGGCCAGGGAGTTACGGGCCAGGCGGAGGCCTGTTCCGCGCATGCCCCGCCTACCCCCGCTGCGTCCAATCACCAGCCTCAGCTTCACGCGCAGCTTTACCTTCTCCTTTTTCGAGCTGCCGGTCCACCAGACGGCCAGCTGTCGCGCCGAGCGGGTCCGCCACGTCATGCTCCTGCTGAGGCAGATGCAGTACTGA